The proteins below are encoded in one region of Segatella copri:
- a CDS encoding IS3 family transposase gives MLRTECQSQGLGTLCGLFGFTRQAYNKRNVSDGFAEDVIESIIIEKAREYRKSNPGLGAVKLHAILKQMFEDTGCFPGRDAFIEMLRKHGLMVRIKRRRRYKTTDSDHNYRKYPNLIKGVVPTRPNQIWASDITYVETNEGVCYLSLITDLYSHKIVGWAVGPTLETVYPLEALKMAYKSIDEETAKGLIHHSDRGSQYCSQNYVSILKSHGSQISMTQTGDPLENAIAERANGILKTEWLYRMTIPTRKVCKKELTRIIAFYNDERPHMSIGNQTPSVAHTQAGPQQKMWKNPWENSSN, from the coding sequence TTGCTCCGCACAGAGTGCCAGAGCCAAGGTTTAGGCACTCTATGTGGGCTGTTTGGTTTCACCCGGCAAGCATATAATAAGCGCAATGTCTCTGACGGCTTTGCTGAAGATGTCATTGAGTCTATCATCATTGAAAAGGCACGTGAGTATCGTAAGTCAAATCCTGGCTTAGGAGCTGTAAAGTTGCATGCCATATTGAAACAGATGTTTGAGGATACAGGCTGTTTCCCTGGTCGTGACGCATTTATTGAGATGCTGCGTAAGCATGGGCTCATGGTGCGTATAAAGCGCCGTAGGCGCTATAAGACAACAGATTCCGACCATAATTACCGCAAATATCCAAACTTGATTAAGGGAGTAGTTCCTACCCGTCCGAACCAGATTTGGGCAAGTGACATCACCTATGTTGAAACCAATGAAGGTGTGTGCTACCTCTCGCTTATAACAGACCTGTATTCCCATAAAATCGTTGGATGGGCTGTTGGTCCAACATTAGAAACTGTATATCCATTAGAAGCGCTTAAAATGGCATATAAAAGCATTGATGAAGAAACTGCAAAAGGACTCATCCATCACTCTGACAGAGGAAGCCAGTATTGCAGTCAGAATTATGTGTCTATCCTAAAAAGTCATGGCTCACAAATAAGTATGACTCAAACAGGAGATCCTTTGGAGAATGCCATAGCAGAACGTGCAAACGGCATTTTAAAAACGGAATGGCTTTATAGGATGACAATTCCTACTCGTAAAGTATGTAAGAAGGAACTGACCAGGATTATTGCGTTTTATAACGACGAAAGACCGCATATGAGTATCGGTAATCAAACACCATCTGTTGCACATACTCAAGCGGGGCCACAGCAGAAAATGTGGAAAAATCCTTGGGAAAATTCTTCTAATTAG
- a CDS encoding ATP-binding protein: MKRNAIKYLYQWKASNDRKPLIMLGARQVGKTWLMKEFAKEAYTRSAYVNFEDNEMLREVFAHDFDIPRIINSIQWSTGVSIDENTLIILDEIQEAPRGITALKYFAEKAPQYHVVAAGSLLGIAMHQNDSFPVGKVDFMHLYPLTFFEFLDAIGESRMVELLMSKDWNMITMFRNKFEECLRQYYLVGGMPAVVQSFASEGNLSEVRSIQKGILEAYERDFSKHAPAIEVPRIRMVWKSIPSQLAKENKKFIYGAVKEGARAKDFELAIEWLKDAGLIYKVNRCKKALLPLAAYEDFSAFKLFLSDVGLMGAMSNIPAQSLLEGNVLFSDFKGALTEQYVLQQLKEKSSLSIYYWSAENSRGEIDFLVQDEEKIIPIEVKAEENLQAKSLRVFVERNQGLKGMRLSMSPYREQDWLANYPLYSVSAIFG; this comes from the coding sequence ATGAAGAGAAATGCCATCAAATACCTATATCAATGGAAAGCAAGCAACGACCGAAAGCCGTTGATTATGCTTGGAGCCCGCCAGGTTGGCAAAACCTGGCTGATGAAGGAATTTGCCAAAGAGGCCTATACCCGTAGTGCGTATGTAAACTTCGAAGACAATGAAATGCTCCGGGAAGTTTTTGCACATGACTTTGATATTCCCCGTATTATCAATAGCATACAATGGAGTACAGGAGTTTCTATTGATGAAAATACGCTTATTATCCTTGATGAGATACAAGAAGCACCCAGGGGTATCACCGCATTAAAGTATTTTGCAGAAAAAGCACCTCAATATCATGTCGTAGCTGCAGGTTCATTGCTCGGAATTGCGATGCATCAGAATGACTCTTTTCCTGTAGGTAAGGTAGATTTCATGCATTTATATCCCCTCACATTCTTTGAATTTCTAGATGCAATCGGTGAAAGCCGTATGGTAGAACTGCTGATGTCAAAGGATTGGAATATGATAACCATGTTCCGGAATAAATTTGAGGAATGCCTGCGACAGTATTATCTGGTCGGGGGAATGCCGGCTGTAGTACAGTCTTTTGCCAGCGAGGGAAATCTGTCTGAAGTCAGAAGCATTCAAAAAGGAATCCTTGAAGCGTATGAGCGTGATTTTTCCAAACATGCTCCGGCCATAGAAGTTCCACGTATCCGAATGGTATGGAAATCCATCCCATCCCAGCTCGCCAAGGAAAACAAGAAATTCATCTATGGTGCCGTGAAGGAAGGAGCCAGAGCAAAGGATTTTGAGCTCGCTATCGAATGGCTGAAAGATGCAGGGTTGATCTATAAGGTAAACCGTTGTAAGAAAGCCCTGTTGCCATTGGCTGCATACGAGGATTTTTCTGCTTTCAAGTTATTCCTGTCTGATGTGGGACTGATGGGAGCCATGAGCAATATTCCTGCCCAAAGCTTGCTGGAAGGAAATGTGCTGTTTTCAGATTTTAAGGGGGCGCTGACAGAGCAGTATGTCCTGCAGCAGCTTAAGGAGAAATCTTCCTTGTCTATCTATTATTGGTCGGCAGAAAATTCACGTGGTGAAATAGATTTTCTAGTGCAGGATGAAGAAAAAATCATTCCGATAGAAGTAAAGGCTGAGGAGAATTTGCAGGCTAAGAGTTTGAGGGTGTTTGTAGAGCGCAATCAGGGATTGAAAGGTATGCGCCTATCCATGTCACCTTATAGAGAGCAGGATTGGCTTGCCAATTATCCATTATATTCCGTATCTGCAATATTCGGATAA
- a CDS encoding transposase produces MKRKTRIERVYNEDTGWFETREVELNSYSFTDDDRIMIVREYMESGLPAEEIIKKYYISSRTVLFSWMDKFLNEKDLLSLPPEDQNRDDMAKTTNEQLKEKDAEIKRLRKALELEKLRSKAFSTMIDLAEETFNIPVRKKSGTKQ; encoded by the coding sequence ATGAAACGTAAGACAAGAATTGAACGTGTGTATAATGAGGACACTGGTTGGTTTGAGACCCGTGAGGTAGAGTTGAATAGCTACTCTTTTACAGATGATGATCGTATCATGATAGTTCGAGAGTATATGGAGAGTGGGCTCCCAGCAGAAGAAATCATCAAGAAATACTATATAAGCAGTCGTACAGTGCTATTTTCTTGGATGGATAAGTTCTTAAATGAAAAAGATTTGTTATCTTTGCCGCCAGAAGACCAAAACCGTGACGATATGGCAAAGACAACAAATGAACAGTTGAAAGAGAAAGATGCAGAGATTAAGCGTCTCCGCAAGGCTTTGGAGTTAGAGAAGCTTCGCTCTAAGGCATTCTCCACCATGATTGACCTCGCAGAAGAAACCTTCAATATTCCTGTGAGAAAAAAATCTGGTACCAAACAGTAA
- a CDS encoding ABC transporter permease, with translation MHMNSSLFTLHSSLLSEVWSTSKRNKLRTSLTGFAVAWGIFMLIFLLGAGNGLINAQLQQSTRFLANSMRVFPGETSKAYKGLKEGRSITLNDRDILISNKTYGQYVDDVGGRLEQYNVNINYGDNYVASQSLVGVAPTHPKIDKTELIAGRFINEIDMKEQRKNVVLSRSQAKELCKDYRSLVGKNVKISNLNFQVVGIYKDDESRNNTEAFIAYSTIKTIYAKGDDAGSLEFTIKNLKTREDNKQFEKNYRASINNNHQAAPDDERTIWLWNRYMDNIQMNQGIAIMQTALWIVGLFTLLSGIVGVSNIMLITVKERTREFGVRKAIGAKPWSILKLIITESIIITSFFGYIGMVCGVAANEIMDATIGHTTVDTGLFKAAMFVNPTVGLGTCIGATITIVIAGTIAGLIPAIKAARIRPIEALRAE, from the coding sequence ATGCATATGAATTCTTCACTCTTCACTCTACACTCTTCACTCCTCTCAGAGGTTTGGAGCACGTCGAAGCGCAACAAGCTCCGCACTTCGCTCACGGGATTTGCCGTTGCCTGGGGAATTTTCATGCTGATATTCCTGCTGGGCGCCGGCAACGGACTGATTAATGCCCAGTTGCAGCAAAGCACCCGATTCCTAGCCAACTCCATGCGAGTATTCCCGGGCGAAACCTCCAAGGCTTACAAGGGACTGAAGGAAGGCAGAAGCATCACGCTCAACGACAGGGACATCCTCATCAGCAACAAGACCTATGGTCAGTACGTGGATGATGTGGGTGGAAGACTGGAACAGTATAACGTGAACATCAACTATGGCGATAATTATGTGGCAAGCCAGTCATTGGTGGGTGTGGCTCCTACGCATCCCAAAATCGACAAGACGGAGCTGATTGCCGGACGATTCATCAACGAAATCGATATGAAGGAGCAGCGCAAGAATGTGGTGCTGAGCCGAAGCCAGGCCAAGGAACTCTGCAAAGACTACCGTTCGCTGGTGGGCAAGAACGTAAAGATCAGCAATCTCAACTTCCAGGTGGTGGGAATCTACAAGGATGATGAATCGCGCAATAATACCGAAGCCTTCATCGCCTACTCCACCATAAAGACCATCTACGCCAAGGGCGATGATGCGGGAAGTCTGGAGTTTACCATCAAGAACCTGAAGACCAGGGAGGACAATAAGCAGTTTGAAAAGAACTACCGCGCCAGCATCAACAACAACCATCAGGCAGCACCTGATGACGAGCGAACCATCTGGCTCTGGAACCGATACATGGACAATATCCAGATGAACCAGGGAATCGCCATCATGCAGACGGCACTCTGGATAGTGGGTCTGTTCACCCTGCTGAGCGGAATCGTGGGCGTAAGCAACATCATGCTCATCACCGTGAAGGAGCGAACCCGAGAGTTTGGCGTAAGAAAAGCCATCGGAGCCAAGCCTTGGTCGATACTGAAGCTCATCATCACCGAGAGCATCATCATCACCTCGTTCTTCGGCTACATCGGAATGGTATGTGGCGTAGCGGCAAACGAAATCATGGATGCAACCATCGGCCACACCACCGTAGATACCGGACTGTTTAAAGCCGCTATGTTTGTGAACCCTACGGTGGGCCTCGGCACCTGCATCGGCGCCACCATCACCATCGTCATCGCAGGCACCATCGCCGGACTCATCCCAGCCATCAAGGCTGCAAGAATCCGACCGATAGAGGCGCTGAGAGCGGAGTAA
- the nagB gene encoding glucosamine-6-phosphate deaminase, with amino-acid sequence MRVIIEKDYEKLSKWAADHVVETINRFQPTAERPFVLGLPTGSSPQGMYANLVKAVKEGKVSFKHVITFNMDEYVGLPESHPESYHSFMATNLFNHIDCPKENIHILNGNAENLEEECRHYEQMIEEAGGIDLFIGGIGPDGHIAFNEPFSSLTSRTRVKTLTTDTKIANSRFFDNDPEKVPSLALTVGVGTVMAAREVMILCNGHNKARALQAAIEGPVTQAWTISALQQHQHGIIVCDEIACDELKVGTYRYFKDIEKDNI; translated from the coding sequence ATGCGTGTTATTATCGAAAAAGATTATGAGAAGCTGTCAAAGTGGGCAGCTGATCATGTAGTTGAAACAATTAACAGATTTCAACCAACTGCTGAACGTCCTTTTGTTCTGGGTTTGCCAACCGGTTCTTCACCTCAGGGCATGTATGCCAACCTGGTAAAGGCGGTAAAAGAAGGCAAGGTTTCGTTCAAGCATGTCATCACCTTCAATATGGATGAATATGTAGGTTTGCCGGAATCTCATCCTGAGAGCTATCACTCTTTCATGGCTACCAATCTCTTCAATCATATCGACTGCCCTAAGGAGAATATTCATATTCTGAACGGTAATGCCGAGAATCTGGAAGAGGAGTGCCGTCATTATGAGCAGATGATAGAAGAAGCGGGTGGCATTGACCTCTTTATCGGTGGTATCGGTCCTGATGGCCATATCGCTTTCAACGAGCCATTCTCTTCTCTTACCTCCCGCACACGAGTAAAGACGCTCACTACAGATACAAAGATTGCCAACTCCCGTTTCTTCGATAATGATCCTGAGAAGGTACCTAGTCTGGCTCTGACCGTAGGTGTGGGTACCGTGATGGCTGCCCGAGAGGTAATGATTCTCTGCAATGGTCATAACAAGGCCCGCGCCCTGCAGGCTGCCATCGAAGGCCCTGTTACCCAGGCTTGGACCATCAGCGCTCTGCAGCAGCACCAGCATGGCATCATCGTTTGTGATGAGATTGCCTGCGATGAACTGAAGGTGGGTACTTACCGCTACTTCAAGGATATTGAAAAGGATAACATCTAA
- a CDS encoding VapE domain-containing protein, producing MNKVTALSSSDKMTNEISALSLVESFLDEYYLFRRNVLSGKTEYFTLSKNEDETEEPVEEEPETGGEEEESSDSTWKVLTPEAFNSIVRHAKRLGVGGKKSPRQDIEEFVRSEEVPEFDPIREYLENLPEWDGKNHVAELFGRIPGLTSEQLGWCATWLRSSVAHWLQMDMFHGNETTPVLIGKQGCGKSTFAYRLLPDHLRQYFLDHINFANKFDSEMALTHNLFVNIDEFANMGPSQQGKLKQMLSKVKVNGRPIFGKCQDDRPRYASFLATTNDEHPLCDPTGSRRFVCLHIPAGEYIDNGSPIIYDQLYAQVMYELCHKKTPYWFTNAEVDRIQKCNLPFFKVDDFESMLKSCFRVPEDNETGEWLICSDVFEVLHERFPMLISNLSTKIRIGQSLKLLGCKMKHTKKGQAYLLVRI from the coding sequence ATGAACAAAGTTACAGCTTTATCGTCATCAGATAAGATGACAAACGAAATTTCAGCACTCTCTCTTGTTGAGAGTTTTCTCGATGAGTATTATCTCTTCCGTAGAAATGTGCTAAGTGGTAAAACCGAGTATTTCACTCTCTCAAAGAATGAGGACGAAACTGAGGAGCCCGTAGAAGAGGAACCGGAAACCGGTGGGGAAGAGGAGGAATCTTCTGACTCAACCTGGAAGGTGCTGACTCCGGAGGCTTTCAATTCCATCGTCCGTCACGCCAAACGGTTGGGTGTAGGAGGTAAGAAGTCGCCCCGACAGGATATTGAGGAGTTCGTACGTTCTGAAGAGGTTCCGGAGTTTGACCCTATCAGGGAATATCTCGAAAACCTGCCTGAATGGGATGGTAAGAACCATGTGGCTGAACTCTTTGGCAGGATTCCGGGGCTTACAAGTGAACAGTTGGGATGGTGCGCCACCTGGCTCCGTTCGTCTGTTGCCCACTGGTTGCAGATGGATATGTTTCATGGCAACGAAACCACTCCTGTGCTTATCGGCAAGCAGGGTTGCGGCAAGAGTACCTTCGCCTATCGCCTGCTGCCGGATCATCTGCGACAGTATTTCCTCGACCACATCAACTTTGCCAATAAGTTTGACTCCGAGATGGCGCTCACTCATAATCTCTTTGTCAACATAGATGAGTTTGCGAATATGGGACCATCGCAGCAGGGCAAGCTGAAGCAGATGCTTTCGAAGGTGAAGGTGAACGGGCGCCCTATCTTCGGCAAGTGTCAGGATGACCGTCCGCGTTACGCTTCCTTCCTGGCAACCACCAATGATGAGCATCCGCTCTGCGACCCTACGGGTAGCCGCCGATTCGTCTGTCTGCACATTCCGGCAGGTGAATATATCGACAACGGTTCACCCATCATTTATGACCAGCTCTATGCACAAGTTATGTATGAGCTTTGCCATAAGAAGACGCCTTACTGGTTTACCAATGCCGAGGTGGACCGTATCCAGAAGTGCAATCTTCCTTTCTTCAAGGTAGATGATTTTGAGTCGATGCTGAAGAGCTGCTTCCGTGTTCCTGAAGATAATGAAACGGGCGAATGGCTCATCTGTTCGGATGTTTTCGAGGTTCTGCACGAAAGATTTCCGATGCTGATCAGTAATCTGAGTACCAAGATTCGCATAGGCCAGTCGCTCAAACTCCTGGGGTGCAAGATGAAGCATACCAAGAAGGGTCAGGCCTATCTGCTTGTAAGAATCTGA
- a CDS encoding AAA family ATPase — MFLSDNLFQGSTINSDRSEFIAVYGRRRVGKTFLIRKAVEDHFAFFMTGMNGVAKGEQLVNFSIALQKYTHSTTLQTFKSWLLAFYALSQYIETLPEGKKVIFIDELPWMDTAKSGFIPALENFWNSWAVLRNDIKLIVCGSATSWMINNLIRNRGGLHNRLTLHLIVKPFTLHECEEYFKAYHFGYSRKQIAECYMVMGGIPYYLSMMDKSKSLAQNIDQLFFADNAELKEEFNDLYRALFKKSADHIAVVTALATKGMGMTRQELVKASGEKDNGAFSTVLEELEQCGFIRLYEPFSTANKMTSDIRQKRNTLFQLVDFYTLFYFRFIKHNKYQDSSFWSSSQNSQLYHTWAGLSFEMLCLNHIDKIKHALGISGVQTLVCSWRSSNTEKGTQIDLLIDRKDETINICEMKFYKSKFEISKEYEEKLLEKLRIFTEETKTSKSLLLTLITSFGLKQNKHSDIVQKQITMDELFI, encoded by the coding sequence TTGTTCCTAAGTGACAACCTTTTTCAGGGAAGTACAATAAACTCCGATAGATCAGAGTTTATCGCCGTCTATGGAAGACGACGTGTAGGCAAGACTTTTCTCATCAGAAAAGCCGTAGAGGACCATTTTGCCTTCTTCATGACAGGAATGAACGGAGTTGCCAAAGGCGAACAGCTTGTCAACTTCAGCATTGCCCTGCAAAAATATACCCACTCCACCACTCTGCAGACATTCAAGAGCTGGCTGCTGGCATTCTATGCCCTGTCACAATACATAGAAACACTTCCGGAAGGCAAGAAAGTAATATTCATCGATGAATTGCCATGGATGGATACCGCCAAATCGGGATTCATACCTGCACTGGAAAACTTCTGGAACAGCTGGGCTGTACTGCGCAACGACATCAAACTCATCGTTTGCGGATCCGCCACCTCCTGGATGATCAACAACCTGATTCGCAACCGTGGTGGCTTGCACAACCGACTGACCCTTCATCTGATTGTAAAACCATTCACCCTGCACGAATGCGAAGAATACTTCAAGGCTTACCACTTCGGCTACAGCCGAAAACAGATAGCAGAATGCTATATGGTTATGGGAGGAATACCTTATTATCTGTCAATGATGGATAAATCGAAAAGTCTGGCACAGAACATCGACCAGCTGTTTTTCGCAGACAATGCAGAACTGAAAGAAGAATTCAACGACTTATACAGAGCTTTGTTTAAGAAATCAGCCGACCATATCGCCGTAGTTACTGCCCTTGCTACCAAAGGAATGGGTATGACCCGACAGGAACTGGTCAAGGCATCGGGAGAAAAAGATAATGGAGCCTTCTCTACTGTACTGGAAGAATTGGAACAATGCGGATTCATCCGTCTGTATGAACCATTCAGTACAGCCAATAAGATGACTTCCGACATTCGCCAAAAGCGAAACACCTTATTCCAGTTAGTAGATTTCTATACACTCTTCTACTTCCGGTTCATCAAGCACAACAAGTATCAGGATTCCAGTTTCTGGTCATCCTCCCAGAACAGTCAGCTATACCATACTTGGGCTGGCTTGTCTTTCGAGATGCTTTGTCTAAACCATATAGACAAAATCAAGCACGCCCTGGGAATTTCGGGAGTACAGACCTTGGTTTGCTCATGGCGAAGCAGCAACACAGAAAAGGGAACTCAAATAGACTTGCTGATAGACCGGAAAGATGAAACCATCAATATCTGTGAGATGAAATTCTACAAGAGCAAATTCGAAATCAGCAAGGAATATGAGGAGAAGTTGCTGGAGAAACTGCGTATCTTCACAGAAGAGACTAAGACTTCCAAATCGCTTCTCCTCACATTGATTACTTCTTTCGGATTGAAGCAGAACAAACATAGCGACATCGTACAGAAACAGATTACGATGGATGAATTGTTTATTTAA
- a CDS encoding efflux RND transporter periplasmic adaptor subunit codes for MKKYSKLIVAAIVALIFIGTFVFLYEKSQPKPVEYTEFTPKMADVLKTTVITGKIEPRNEVSVKPQISGIITEICKEAGDYVQAGEVIAKVKVIPDMGQLSSAQARVRLAEINLKQAQVDYGREEQLFKKQLVSADEFDKVKQAMKQAREEVTAAEDALQVVRDGVSKSNASASSTLIRSTISGIILDIPVKVGNSVILANTFNDGTTIASVANMNDLIFRGNIDETEVGSLVTGMPMKITIGALQNLNFEANLEYISPKAVENNGANQFEVKAAIRSTKGGKIRSGYSANAEIVLAKATHVLTVPESAIEFSGDSTFVYIIKGSGKKKTYERKQVTTGLSDGVNIEIKKGLGLKDKVRGPQVIAENKDDDE; via the coding sequence ATGAAAAAGTATTCAAAGTTGATTGTTGCGGCGATTGTCGCCTTGATCTTCATCGGAACCTTCGTGTTCCTTTATGAGAAATCGCAGCCTAAGCCTGTGGAGTATACTGAGTTTACTCCTAAGATGGCTGATGTTTTGAAAACTACCGTCATCACGGGCAAGATTGAGCCTCGCAACGAGGTGAGCGTAAAGCCTCAGATTAGCGGTATCATCACCGAGATTTGCAAAGAAGCGGGTGATTATGTTCAGGCGGGCGAGGTTATCGCCAAGGTAAAGGTGATTCCAGATATGGGACAGCTCAGTTCGGCTCAGGCACGTGTGCGCCTTGCAGAAATCAACCTGAAACAGGCACAGGTGGATTATGGCCGTGAGGAACAGCTCTTCAAGAAACAGCTGGTCAGCGCCGATGAGTTTGATAAGGTAAAGCAGGCGATGAAACAGGCACGCGAGGAGGTTACCGCTGCCGAAGATGCTCTCCAAGTGGTGCGTGATGGTGTAAGCAAGAGCAATGCCAGCGCCTCTTCCACCCTCATCCGTTCTACCATCTCGGGCATTATCCTCGATATTCCGGTCAAGGTGGGTAACTCGGTGATTCTTGCCAACACTTTCAACGATGGTACTACCATCGCCAGTGTAGCCAACATGAACGACCTCATCTTCCGTGGCAATATAGATGAAACCGAAGTGGGAAGTCTCGTTACAGGAATGCCGATGAAGATTACCATCGGAGCCTTGCAGAACCTCAACTTCGAGGCTAACCTGGAATATATCTCTCCTAAGGCTGTAGAAAACAATGGTGCTAACCAGTTTGAGGTAAAGGCAGCCATCCGCTCTACCAAGGGCGGCAAGATCCGTTCTGGTTACAGCGCCAATGCCGAGATTGTACTGGCAAAGGCTACCCATGTACTCACCGTTCCGGAAAGTGCCATCGAGTTTAGCGGCGATTCTACCTTTGTATATATCATAAAAGGTAGCGGCAAGAAGAAGACTTATGAGCGCAAACAGGTAACCACCGGTTTGAGCGATGGAGTAAATATAGAAATCAAGAAGGGTCTGGGTCTCAAAGACAAGGTTCGCGGTCCTCAGGTAATAGCAGAAAATAAGGATGATGACGAATAG
- a CDS encoding ABC transporter permease, which yields MRLDLDTYKEILDTITRNKSRSLLTGFGVFWGVFMLIALMGGGQGLKEMLQNNFTGFATNTAIIWAQNTTKPYKGFNKGRSWQMEEKDLDRLRHQVPELDVITPLLFGGNKSVVFGDKKFSGSTQGVNPDYAQVSAPQMFYGRYINEMDVRQQRKVCVIGKQIYKNLFPGGGDPCGKSVRVDSTYYMVIGVDYRSGNGVNFGGRADETITLPQSVLRSAYNRGKAVDIIATTGKPGVVMSSIAQRMRETVARAHSIDPTDEKGIMVFNTEVLFQMLDNLFKGVNFLIWLVGIGTLLAGAIGVSNIMMVTVKERTTEIGIRRAIGATPKMILSQIISESILLTLVAGMSGILFGVAILQMLEVGSTTDGILTAHFQVDFWTAISSAILICILGGLAGLAPAWRAMSIKPVDAMRDE from the coding sequence ATGCGATTAGATTTAGATACATATAAAGAGATTCTCGACACCATCACGAGGAACAAGAGCCGCAGTCTGCTTACGGGCTTCGGCGTGTTCTGGGGCGTGTTTATGCTCATCGCCCTGATGGGTGGCGGACAAGGACTGAAGGAGATGCTGCAAAACAACTTCACAGGCTTTGCCACCAACACCGCTATCATCTGGGCGCAGAACACCACCAAGCCCTACAAGGGATTCAACAAGGGGCGCTCCTGGCAGATGGAAGAGAAAGACCTGGACAGATTGCGCCACCAGGTGCCCGAACTCGATGTCATCACCCCGCTGCTCTTCGGCGGCAACAAGTCGGTGGTATTTGGCGACAAGAAATTCAGCGGCAGCACACAGGGCGTGAATCCCGATTACGCACAGGTTTCTGCGCCACAGATGTTTTACGGCAGATACATCAACGAGATGGATGTGCGCCAGCAGCGCAAGGTTTGCGTCATCGGCAAACAGATTTACAAGAATCTCTTTCCTGGCGGCGGTGATCCGTGCGGCAAGAGCGTAAGAGTAGACTCTACCTATTATATGGTGATAGGCGTAGATTACCGCTCGGGCAACGGCGTGAACTTCGGCGGTCGTGCCGATGAAACCATCACCTTGCCCCAATCGGTTTTGCGCAGCGCTTATAACCGGGGTAAGGCAGTAGACATCATAGCCACCACCGGCAAACCGGGCGTAGTGATGAGCAGCATTGCCCAGCGGATGAGAGAAACCGTAGCAAGAGCCCACAGCATAGACCCTACGGACGAAAAGGGCATTATGGTGTTCAATACAGAAGTTCTCTTCCAGATGCTCGACAACCTGTTCAAGGGCGTCAACTTCCTCATCTGGCTGGTAGGCATCGGTACCCTTCTTGCCGGTGCCATCGGAGTTTCCAATATCATGATGGTAACGGTAAAGGAGCGAACCACCGAGATAGGCATCCGCCGAGCCATCGGAGCCACGCCTAAGATGATACTCTCGCAAATCATCTCCGAGAGTATTCTCCTCACCCTGGTAGCCGGCATGAGCGGCATCCTCTTCGGCGTTGCCATCCTGCAGATGCTAGAAGTAGGAAGTACCACGGATGGCATTCTTACCGCCCACTTCCAGGTAGATTTCTGGACGGCCATCTCTTCAGCCATCCTCATCTGCATTCTCGGCGGCCTAGCCGGACTCGCCCCTGCATGGCGAGCCATGAGTATCAAACCGGTAGATGCAATGAGAGACGAATAG
- a CDS encoding DUF6078 family protein, giving the protein MNNISIHSIDTVCLKEACPVHHLCARFERYQKLRKSEKVFSILNPDRIACSEQGCAYRLQKKIIRMARGFRRMFGTIPSANTPHFWHFSPYISESTYCKAKRGAILIAPDMQQKLLRLFEQNGADISIGFDEYVEQEGYEEVDTANCKKI; this is encoded by the coding sequence ATGAACAATATTTCAATCCATTCCATTGATACGGTATGTCTCAAGGAGGCGTGCCCGGTACATCACCTTTGTGCTCGTTTTGAGCGTTATCAGAAGTTGCGTAAGTCGGAGAAGGTGTTCAGTATTCTGAACCCGGACCGTATAGCCTGCAGCGAGCAGGGCTGCGCCTATCGTCTTCAGAAGAAGATTATACGCATGGCACGCGGATTCCGCCGCATGTTCGGCACGATACCTTCTGCCAATACGCCTCATTTCTGGCACTTTTCGCCCTATATCAGCGAAAGCACCTATTGCAAGGCGAAGCGCGGCGCCATCCTCATCGCACCCGATATGCAGCAGAAATTACTGCGTCTCTTCGAGCAGAATGGCGCCGATATCAGCATCGGTTTTGATGAATATGTAGAGCAGGAGGGCTATGAAGAAGTAGATACCGCAAACTGTAAAAAAATATAA